A single region of the Acuticoccus sediminis genome encodes:
- a CDS encoding sugar ABC transporter ATP-binding protein, which yields MTLPPAVALSGVSKSFGPVTALEDVSFEVAPGTVHALLGENGAGKSTTMKLLSGLIEPSRGTIAVDGAATRIASPRTAHRLGIQTAFQELTLVRDLSVLDNMLIPRAPVGPLGMLRRSQVADAVAAHFDALGIDVDLHAEAGTLDLALRQKIEIARALFREPKILLLDEPTSALAGSDVGWLGRIIAGARARGVTVIFISHRLPEVRDFCETMTILRNGRHIRTGRVEEFSDAEVVELIIGRSLDQTFPARPPRNDTAPAPVLQARRLSSGPKLRDVDFDLRPGEILGVAALQGMGQRDLFEALFGARPIDEGAMLVDGAPVHLSSPADALAPSLRIGLLPEDRKTEGLFLQLDGTTNATLPVADRFTRFGLADRAREESAASKVFDLLSVTRGATYRPASAFSGGNQQKIALAKWLVAESRILLLFDPTRGIDVGTKHEIYELMRAFANAGGAILFHSTEIPELVHLSDRVIVLYEGHVAARLDADDLDEVTIMDAALGNAKAAA from the coding sequence ATGACACTTCCGCCTGCCGTCGCCCTCAGCGGCGTATCGAAATCGTTCGGCCCGGTGACGGCGCTCGAGGACGTCTCGTTCGAAGTCGCCCCCGGCACCGTCCACGCCCTGCTGGGCGAGAACGGAGCCGGCAAGTCCACCACGATGAAGCTCCTGTCGGGGCTGATCGAGCCGAGCCGCGGCACGATCGCGGTCGACGGAGCGGCGACCCGCATCGCCTCCCCGCGCACCGCCCATCGGCTCGGCATCCAGACCGCATTCCAGGAGCTTACCCTGGTCCGCGACCTCTCCGTGCTCGACAACATGCTGATCCCCCGCGCGCCCGTCGGCCCGCTCGGAATGCTGCGGCGCTCGCAGGTGGCCGACGCCGTCGCCGCGCACTTCGACGCGCTCGGCATCGACGTCGACCTTCACGCCGAGGCCGGGACGCTCGACCTTGCCCTGCGGCAGAAGATCGAGATCGCGCGGGCGCTCTTCCGCGAGCCCAAGATCCTCCTCCTCGACGAACCGACGTCCGCCCTCGCCGGCAGCGACGTCGGATGGCTCGGCCGCATCATCGCCGGCGCCAGGGCGCGCGGCGTCACCGTCATCTTCATCTCCCACCGCCTGCCCGAGGTGCGGGACTTCTGCGAGACGATGACCATCCTCAGGAACGGACGCCACATCCGTACCGGCCGCGTCGAGGAGTTCTCCGATGCCGAGGTGGTGGAGCTCATCATCGGCCGCTCGCTCGACCAGACCTTTCCTGCGCGCCCGCCCAGAAATGACACCGCCCCTGCGCCAGTCCTTCAGGCGCGCCGGCTGTCGAGCGGTCCAAAGCTGCGGGACGTCGACTTCGACCTCAGGCCCGGGGAGATCCTCGGCGTCGCCGCCCTCCAGGGCATGGGCCAGCGCGACCTCTTCGAGGCACTGTTCGGCGCAAGGCCGATCGACGAGGGCGCCATGCTGGTCGACGGCGCGCCTGTCCACCTCTCCTCCCCCGCCGATGCGCTCGCCCCGTCGCTGCGCATCGGCCTCCTGCCCGAGGATCGCAAGACCGAGGGCCTCTTTCTTCAGCTCGACGGCACCACCAACGCGACCCTCCCCGTCGCGGACCGCTTCACGCGTTTCGGCCTCGCCGACCGGGCCCGCGAGGAGAGTGCCGCCAGCAAGGTCTTCGACCTTCTCAGCGTGACCCGGGGCGCCACCTACCGTCCCGCGAGCGCGTTCTCGGGAGGCAACCAGCAGAAGATCGCGCTCGCCAAGTGGCTCGTGGCCGAGAGCCGGATCCTCCTCCTCTTCGACCCCACGCGCGGCATCGACGTCGGCACCAAGCATGAGATCTACGAGCTGATGCGGGCGTTCGCGAACGCGGGCGGCGCGATCCTCTTCCACTCCACCGAAATCCCCGAGCTCGTCCACCTCTCGGACCGCGTGATCGTCCTTTACGAGGGACACGTGGCGGCACGGCTCGACGCGGACGACCTCGACGAGGTGACCATTATGGATGCCGCCCTCGGCAACGCGAAGGCCGCGGCGTGA
- a CDS encoding ABC transporter permease → MPAARPHAARSLSRFLVRSRGPIAALAVFLALFAFIDVISPGPLTYFDISYQISGAAPLALAAMGQTLVILSGGFDLSAGAVVSLVNATLAANMDPMDFEASVLLWTLVGVGTGMAVGAVNGFFVAFLRLQPIVVTLSTMFIVQGATLLVLEQPGGMISPTLGTFYMGDAVTGLIPSPAVLLLVAALAWMWLKSSPYGIALYAVGSEPQSTAATGVRVAWVRFATYVLAGGFYGLSGVFISAQTGSGDPLVGNSLLLPMFAAVVIGGTRLGGGRGGLVGTIVGAFVLMIVVNVLLALGVSAYYSTIAEAGVLLAAVLVGAFSRDSVLMEALRRLAGAVRARRAGSSVAQRGGADRRLDFVAGRGTAQPVAAGFFARNAGTLRYSLPAWICLVLVLVATQALLGNTLGNWHFWNSLLVLSTFLVILALGQGAVILTGGLDLSVPWMIGLAGIMCAGLVQGSDVALIYAVPIVIAVAAIVGLANGLGVVALGLSPIVVTLAANGILQGAALLYSDGTPSGFASPLLRTLMTGRVFGVTPVVVLLAIIVVAGTLLLSRTPFGRRVTAIGNSPAAARLSGVRVGRVTVGVYVLSAVCAALVGILLTGFAGQASLGMGDDYLLPSIAVVVVGGALITGGRGHFLGMVGGALLLTALQTLLAGTNLPYAFRAIVFGCVVLAAVLALRDKRS, encoded by the coding sequence ATGCCCGCCGCCCGCCCGCACGCCGCCCGCTCCCTCTCCCGCTTCCTGGTGCGCTCCCGCGGCCCGATCGCGGCGCTCGCGGTCTTCCTCGCCCTCTTCGCGTTCATCGACGTGATCAGCCCGGGGCCGCTGACCTACTTCGACATCTCCTACCAGATCTCCGGCGCCGCGCCGCTCGCGCTCGCCGCCATGGGGCAGACGCTGGTGATCCTCTCCGGCGGGTTCGATCTTTCCGCCGGCGCCGTCGTGTCGCTCGTCAACGCGACGCTGGCGGCGAACATGGACCCGATGGATTTCGAAGCCTCCGTGCTGCTGTGGACCCTTGTCGGCGTCGGCACCGGCATGGCCGTCGGTGCGGTCAACGGCTTCTTCGTCGCCTTCCTGCGGCTGCAGCCGATCGTCGTGACCCTGTCGACGATGTTCATCGTCCAGGGTGCGACCCTGCTGGTCCTCGAGCAGCCGGGCGGCATGATCTCCCCGACTCTCGGCACCTTCTACATGGGCGATGCGGTCACCGGGCTGATCCCGAGCCCGGCGGTGCTGCTTCTCGTCGCCGCGCTCGCCTGGATGTGGCTGAAGTCGTCGCCCTACGGCATCGCCCTCTACGCGGTCGGGAGCGAACCCCAGTCGACCGCGGCCACCGGTGTGCGCGTCGCCTGGGTGCGCTTCGCCACATACGTCCTCGCCGGCGGCTTCTACGGCCTTTCCGGTGTCTTCATCTCGGCGCAGACCGGCTCCGGCGATCCGCTCGTCGGTAACTCTCTGCTCCTGCCGATGTTCGCCGCGGTGGTGATCGGGGGCACGCGGCTCGGCGGCGGACGCGGCGGGCTCGTCGGCACGATCGTCGGCGCCTTCGTCCTGATGATCGTCGTCAACGTGCTCCTCGCCCTCGGCGTCTCGGCCTACTACTCGACGATCGCCGAGGCCGGCGTGCTGCTGGCCGCGGTCCTCGTCGGCGCCTTCAGTCGCGACTCGGTGCTGATGGAAGCGCTGCGGCGCCTCGCGGGTGCCGTCCGCGCCCGCCGGGCCGGTTCCAGCGTCGCCCAGCGCGGCGGCGCCGACCGGCGGCTCGACTTCGTCGCCGGACGGGGCACCGCGCAGCCCGTCGCCGCCGGCTTCTTCGCCCGCAACGCCGGAACGCTGCGCTACAGCCTGCCGGCCTGGATCTGCCTCGTGCTCGTCCTCGTCGCGACGCAGGCCCTTCTCGGCAATACGCTCGGCAACTGGCACTTCTGGAACTCGCTCCTGGTGCTGTCGACCTTCCTCGTCATCCTGGCCCTCGGGCAGGGCGCGGTGATCCTCACGGGCGGGCTCGACCTCTCGGTGCCGTGGATGATCGGCCTCGCCGGCATCATGTGCGCGGGACTGGTCCAGGGGTCGGACGTCGCGCTGATCTACGCGGTGCCGATCGTCATCGCGGTCGCGGCCATCGTCGGCCTCGCCAACGGACTGGGCGTCGTCGCGCTCGGCCTTTCGCCGATCGTCGTCACGCTCGCCGCCAACGGCATCCTGCAGGGCGCCGCCCTCCTCTACTCCGACGGAACCCCCTCCGGCTTCGCCTCGCCCCTCCTGCGCACGCTGATGACGGGCCGGGTCTTCGGCGTAACGCCGGTCGTGGTCCTGCTCGCGATCATCGTCGTCGCCGGCACCCTGCTGCTGTCGCGCACGCCGTTCGGCCGCCGCGTCACGGCGATCGGCAACAGCCCTGCGGCGGCCCGGCTCTCCGGCGTTCGCGTCGGCCGGGTCACCGTGGGGGTCTACGTCCTTTCGGCGGTCTGCGCCGCGCTCGTCGGGATCCTGCTGACGGGGTTCGCGGGCCAAGCGAGCCTCGGCATGGGCGACGACTACCTCCTGCCGTCGATCGCGGTCGTCGTCGTCGGCGGCGCACTCATCACCGGCGGGCGCGGGCACTTCCTCGGCATGGTGGGTGGCGCCCTGCTCCTCACCGCACTGCAGACGCTGCTCGCCGGCACCAACCTTCCCTACGCCTTCCGCGCCATCGTCTTCGGCTGCGTCGTCCTCGCCGCCGTCCTCGCCCTGCGCGACAAAAGGAGCTGA
- a CDS encoding SDR family oxidoreductase, with protein MNVSDIVTGLAGQRVIITAGAGGIGLAIARVLHAAGCRLAICDVDDAALDAAAAALPGTLTARADVSDEGDVESFFAAALDTLGGLDALINNAGIAGPTGGVEDLSIDDWRRTLDIGLTGQFLCARLAVPHLKAAGGGSIVSMSSSAGRFGYAFRTPYAATKWGVIGFTQSLAKELGPANIRVNAVLPGIVAGPRMEGVIRARADQVGVPYETMEAQYLDRISLRRMVSADDIARSVAFLLSDAGANLSGLSLPVDGNLESL; from the coding sequence CTGAACGTGTCCGACATCGTAACCGGGCTCGCCGGCCAGCGCGTGATCATCACCGCGGGCGCCGGGGGCATCGGCCTCGCCATCGCCCGTGTCCTGCACGCGGCCGGCTGCCGCCTCGCCATCTGCGACGTCGACGACGCCGCCCTCGATGCTGCCGCCGCGGCACTGCCGGGGACCCTCACCGCCCGCGCCGACGTCTCCGACGAGGGCGACGTCGAGTCCTTCTTTGCCGCGGCACTCGACACCCTCGGCGGCCTCGACGCGCTCATCAACAACGCCGGGATCGCCGGACCCACCGGCGGTGTCGAGGACCTCTCCATCGACGACTGGCGCCGTACGCTCGATATCGGGCTGACCGGGCAGTTCCTGTGCGCGCGCCTCGCGGTGCCGCACCTGAAGGCGGCGGGCGGCGGCTCGATCGTCTCGATGTCCTCATCGGCGGGCCGCTTCGGCTATGCCTTCCGGACGCCTTACGCGGCGACGAAATGGGGCGTCATCGGCTTCACCCAGTCGCTCGCCAAGGAGCTCGGCCCGGCCAACATCCGCGTCAACGCGGTCCTCCCGGGGATCGTCGCCGGGCCGCGCATGGAGGGCGTGATCCGCGCCCGCGCCGATCAGGTCGGCGTCCCCTACGAGACCATGGAAGCGCAGTACCTCGACCGCATCTCGCTGCGGCGGATGGTGAGCGCCGACGACATCGCGAGGTCCGTCGCCTTCCTGCTGTCGGACGCGGGCGCCAATCTGTCGGGCCTCTCGTTGCCGGTCGACGGGAACCTGGAATCGCTATGA